Part of the Candidatus Alcyoniella australis genome is shown below.
ATCCGCGTGGCCTGCAGGAAAACCGTGCTGCTCTTCCAGCCGCCGAACATATAGACCTTGCCTTGGTAGGCCACGGCGCAGGTGTTCATCCAACCTTGCAGGTCGTAGGGCGCGCCCAGGGACCAGGTGTCGGAATCAACGTCGTAGATCCAGACGCGGTTTAAAAAACCGCCTTCGGCAAGCCCTCCGCCAACCAGGTAGATCTTGCCCTCAGAGTGGACCGCGCTGCTGCGGAAAATGCCTTGGGGCGTCTGATGGCCCAGGGTCCAGCCGTTGGAACAGGCCTGGCCCAGACACGGCGCAACACCACAGAAAAAGAACAGTCCCGCGCAAAGCGCAATCAACGTCGCACTGCGTATCAGTGTTGACCGGCCGACCTTGGAAAAAATCATCATTCGCCGCAGAATTTTACCAGAAACCCACGCGGCCCGCCCGGATAATGCGGACTATGGGCACGATCCACCATAGAGGTTTGGACCGCGATAACTCGCGCCGTCGAGGTAATTGTTGCCCACGCCTTTGAAACACAACAGCGTGCCCGAACCGTTGTCGCGCAACACTCCAAGGTGGAACTCGTTGCCGAATACCAGGTTGGAGCGGGAAAGCGCCGGGCTGCCCTTCTCGATTCGCAGCACCTCGATCCGCTCGGATTCGCCGACGCGAATCAGGGTCGGCTCCTCAATAGCGTAGCGCAGGGGTTCGATGCCGGCCAGCTCCTGTAACTTATCCGCGGTGCGGATCACGTTGCCGGTGAACACGTTGTGCGATGAGCCCTGGATGTGGCTGCCCGACTTGGCCCCGAGATCCAGGGTGTTGTGCTGAATCACGTTGTAGTTCGAGGCCACCAGCCAGATCGCGTTGCAGCCGTCCTCGTTGCGGGTAACGATGGTGTTGTGCTCGACTAGGTTCCCGCCGCCGCCGTAGAGAATCAGGTTGGACTCCATCGAGTCGACAACGTCGCTGCGCGAGTCCACACGCCTGATCACCGAATCGAAACAGGCACGGCAGGCGATTCCCGAGGTCCGCGTCTGGCGCACGACCAGATCCTCGATCAGTATCCGGCGGTTGATCGCTCCAGGTCCGCCGCCGATGTCGACGTACATCTCGGCTACGTTCTCGATTCTGATTTGCCGCAACCGCAGGTCTTGGGCCGACCCGCCGGAGATACCGATCGTAAATTCTTCAAGCGCCAGTCCGCGCAGTTCCACATCGCTCAGCGGCCCGGCGAGCATCACGCCGGTCCCCTGGCCGTTGCCGCGGATCGTTACCCCCGTCGCGTCAACCTCGAACCCAGTCCCGCGCACGATCAGCACCCCGGGCTCGCCGCGATCCTCTATCAGATACGGTTCGTCCGAGGGACACAGCCGCACGTCCGACTCGATCAGCAGATCGTCGCGCGGCATAACGCAGGACGCGCCCTCGGGCTCGAGCGCCGCGACCAGGGCGCAGCACCACACCGCGGGTATAACAAGCGAGAGCAGCGCAGCAGTTTGACGCATGATTTACGACCCAAGGCGGATCAAGTGCTTAGGCGCTCTGCTGCTGGCGCTGCATCACCTTGAGCAGCCGCAGTTCCTTTTGCGCCTCGGTATTGCCCGGTTCGATCTCGATCGCGCGCTGATAGAACATCTGCGCCTTTTCCAGATCCTTGTATTCCATGCTCAGCCGCCCCATCACCAGGCTGAGCTGCACGCAGTTGCGGTCGAGCTGGGCAGCGCGCTGCAGCAGCACGTTGGGGTCGATGTACCCGGCCTTGAGCTCGAGGGGCATGCGGTAGATGGTCAGCGCCAACTGCGCCAAGAACCGCGGATCGCGGTTGTCGATGTTGATTGCCTGCTCAAGACGCGCGGCCGCGGCGCGAAAGTCCTTGGACTCGTACAGCTCGATGCTCTGCATGTAATGCTGCTCGGCCGTCTCCATCGAGACCTCCTCGGTCAGTCCGGCCAGGCGCACCCGGGACTGCGGCTGCTCGATCTCGACCTGCACCTGCTGCTCGTCGTCGGCCTCGCGGAATTTGAAGGTCTCCAGCAGGAACATCACGTAGAGGATCTGATAGGTGCGCACCGTGCCGAGCTTGCCGCTGTTGAGCAGCTGCGACAACGTGGGCTCGGAGCGGGCCATGCTCGTGGCGAACAGCTCCTCGGGCGAGAGGCCGAAATCCTCGAGTCGGTAGGTCCGCTCGGGATTGACAAAGATCTTGCGTCCGCCCTTGTCGCGGAAGCTGCGACGGATGCGCTCGGAGCTGTAGAACTGCGAGACGCCGCGCAGGATGATCTGCGGCAGCGGGGTCTTGAGAGTCAGGTCCGGGTCGACCACCACCGGCCGCTCGATGAACTCGAAGCTCCCCTCCTGCCAGCCGAAGGGGGTCAGCAGCTTCTCCTCGGCCTGAATACGCAGGGCGTTGGACAGCTCCTCGCGGGAGATCGCGTTGCTTTGCACCAACGCCTCGCCCTGCATCAGCTTGTTCTTCTTCTGCAGCCCGCGCGCAGCCTCGATCTGGCCGTCGTCCAACGAGATCATGGTCTTGAGGATCCGCGTCAGCGAGCCCTCGCGGATGTAGTTCGAGCGCACGTTGCACGGACGGCCGTCCTTGAAGTAGATGCTGATCCGCTTGCGCTCGCCCTTGCAGTCGAGCAGGCCATTGGCCTTGCGCTTGCACAACAGGTGCAGCACCTTGGCGTAACTCTTGTCGCCGAAGGTGCCGGAGAAAGCCCGGATCACGCCGTTGGTCATCACCTTGTGCAGCTTGCCCGGCTTGTCCTCGCCATCGCCGATCTGCCCGCGCACCTTGTCGAGCAGCTCGGGCATCTCGAACGGCTTTTGCAGGCTGGCGTCGGCCTTCCAGCTCTCGAGGGCGTCGTCCTCCGAGCGGTGGCTGCTGACGATGGAGGTCATCATGATCACCGGCACGCCCGCGCCGTCGGACGTGCAACGGATGTGCGCGACCAGCTCCGGCCCGTTGAGCCGCGGCATCAACAAGTCGCACAACACCAGGTCGAAAGCCTGCTCGTCGAAGCGCTTGCTGCCCTCAACCCCGCCCCGGGCGCAGACCGTGGCGTAGCCCTGATTTTTCAGAAAATTGCTGATCATCCCGATGCCCGAAGGCTCGCTGCCCACGATCAGGATCTTCTTGGCCATGACACTCCCCCACATCGAACTGCGAACAGCCCGATCGCCGATAAATCCCGTGGCCAAGGCGAGCCAATATAGACCCGCTAAAACGAATACATCCAGCCGAAGCTTAAACTAAAGTGTCATTGTATGCGACAAATGTAAAGGGATTTTCAGGAAGTATGGCAGAAGCCATCCCTCCCTTTTACAATCGGTCCCTGCGGGGTTATTCCTGCTCTGGCTGCGCCTAGTCCGACTTCTTGGAAGTGGCGTTGCCGATCATCTTAGCGAGGGTGACCACGTCGATAGTGGCGCCGACCACCCAATCCACGGAATCATCCCAATCGCCCCATTTGTATTTGACCGGCAGATCGGCCTCATCGCCGTCGAACTTATCGCCCTCTTCGTGTGGGCCCCTGAGGGTATTTACCTTATGGACGCTGGCTCCCACAGTAAAATAGATACCCCCGAAGTAGAGGTTGTCCGTAACGTAGAAACGGTCCTGGGGCGCTTCGGCGTCAATGCCCAAACCTAGATTGAAAAGTAGTGCAATCAATGAGAAGCGGTCGAACGACCAGTTGTTCACATTTTCGTCCAGGCCTGCGGGATGGATGATGAAAGCCGGGATCAGACTGCAACCCTCGGTTTCCTTGTCGCTGCGGATGGTCTTGGTTGTAACCTCTTCACCCTCTTCATTGGTGGTTGTATCGCTATGCAGGAGAAACGTCTTTCCCCTCGTAAAGTCATATACATATTGAACGCCGAACGTTCCACAGTAGACATTGCTGAGTTTGAAGCTGCTTTGTTGTTTTTCGCCGTAGACCGTATCGATGGTGATCTTGACCTCGCCAGCCCCGCAATCAAGCTTCGCAAGTTCGATTGTTCTAAATTTAATCTGATTGTCAGGACACTTAAAACCACCATTTTCTTTTGCAGCAGCACGAGATTGGCTGCTAATAATTGCTTTAACCGCCTCAAACGAGCCTAAAATCCGCCGTAATAATTTCTTAGGACATTCAATATTCAGATAATGTGTATAATTCAATTGCTTTTTATCTAAGAGCTCATATGCTTCGTTTTCATTCAGAGTGTCCGCTGGTAACAGCAACTCTAAAATTATTTTATCGCCCTCGCTCAATCCCGATGGAATCGGTTTGACCGGGCTGCCATCGGGCATAAAATAAAGGGTTACTTTCTTACGACCTGTCCAGATATTGTTAATACTTTCGTTATCTATTCCATTTGTGATCACCCATCTAATTGCCTGTTGTTCAACACAACTACAGACGTCATCTGATAGGTTTTCTACTTCCTCGGTTTTTTTCACGCCTTCCGACGGCTTCCCACCACCACTCTCCTCCGATTCTTCTACAGCAATTTTAATACTATCCTCGTTATTTTTGTTTTTATCGATTTGTGCCTTCACGACAATTTCATAATTCACACCTTCCGTTAGAGTCAGATTTTCGATCTTTATCTCATTTGTTGCACCGTCAGTTGCTTTCCCATTTATATCTGATCCGGAAACTCGGTCTCCTCGATTCAATTCATAGTAAATCGCCTCTGAAAGTCTTACTTTATCCTCGCTGGATTGGACGACGATGATATACTTCCCTGGCTTGACAGACGTCCCATCGTAGCTGCATTTCAATTCACCGTCATCGTCTATCGTGCATTTTATAGTCAAAGTGTTTTCTTTTGATAATGCCGGCTGTGTGGCCAGGATGATGATCGCCGCAAGAATCACAACCGAAAGCAACTTATATTGTTTCTTCATTTCTAACTCCTGTTCGTTCTGTTTTAATCGTTCAGAGGATACTTGCGAACTCCGTGAAGTAAGAGTGCTTATTATCCTCAAAATAACTTCCTTCATCTCCTCCGGTTAATAATCCAAGCGGCGTTAAAGATTTTTCGTCCCATAAGATCGTGCCACTGTCGCCATGCGACGTGCAGAGTTGGGTCTGGATTAATAAGTCGAATTTATATATTTTGCCCATGACCTTGACCTTGACGTTGCTTCGATGAATATCCTGAATGTCAACCGGTACAATCCTGTTTTCGTTGGGAATATATACCTCGAAGGATCTATTTTTAGAGATTTCATCCTTGCCTTCAGCTAGCCGGGGTTTCTTGAACTCTTTTAGCTTATTTTGACAGAATATTTTATTCTCAAAATGTCCTTCGATGGTTAGCTTGATTTTTACAATATCCAAGGACAGAGTACTGTAGAATGTTTCCTGAACAGTTCCGATTTGGTTTTGATAACAATAAACAGCAGTACCCTTTTTTGCTTGTACTCCCACTACATGTGCAGCTGTTAGGGCATACCATTGATCGCCTTTTTTAAAAAACCAAGAGATAACTCCGTCGTGTTTATTGCGGGCTGTAACCGGCTTTGTGGCTATTGGTGCACAGAGAGTTAGGTTTATCACCTTGTGTGCTTGAATCACCCGTTTTGGTTGCTGAATTACATCGGTTGGAAATCTATACTTAACTTTATCGTGTTGAAAATTAAAGGATTTCGGAATGACTTTTATATTTTTCTTTTTCGGTAATTCTGTCTTTTCATACTTGCGGGAGACATAGAGCCTTATGCTCAGCTTCTTCGTGCGCTTGCCAGCACTGTATTTGCGGCCCATGCCCACAGATTGAACACCATAGCCCTTATCCTTGCCGACGAACTTCTTCCGGGCTTTCTCAACTGCTAACAGCTCAATGGCAACGGGGATTGACATTAGGGCCTCCCAGGCTTGAACAAGGCTGCCGTTGCTTAGTTGGATTTATTATATTATTTTTTATTTTTATAGCAAATTATCCCTTGATTAGCAAGCTTTTATTAATATATTGATATGTATTTGACATTAAACCATTAATCCCTTTAGGCTCATTGCTTGCTAAACGGGTAAACTGCCTCGTATCAATCAA
Proteins encoded:
- a CDS encoding right-handed parallel beta-helix repeat-containing protein is translated as MRQTAALLSLVIPAVWCCALVAALEPEGASCVMPRDDLLIESDVRLCPSDEPYLIEDRGEPGVLIVRGTGFEVDATGVTIRGNGQGTGVMLAGPLSDVELRGLALEEFTIGISGGSAQDLRLRQIRIENVAEMYVDIGGGPGAINRRILIEDLVVRQTRTSGIACRACFDSVIRRVDSRSDVVDSMESNLILYGGGGNLVEHNTIVTRNEDGCNAIWLVASNYNVIQHNTLDLGAKSGSHIQGSSHNVFTGNVIRTADKLQELAGIEPLRYAIEEPTLIRVGESERIEVLRIEKGSPALSRSNLVFGNEFHLGVLRDNGSGTLLCFKGVGNNYLDGASYRGPNLYGGSCP
- a CDS encoding response regulator; this encodes MAKKILIVGSEPSGIGMISNFLKNQGYATVCARGGVEGSKRFDEQAFDLVLCDLLMPRLNGPELVAHIRCTSDGAGVPVIMMTSIVSSHRSEDDALESWKADASLQKPFEMPELLDKVRGQIGDGEDKPGKLHKVMTNGVIRAFSGTFGDKSYAKVLHLLCKRKANGLLDCKGERKRISIYFKDGRPCNVRSNYIREGSLTRILKTMISLDDGQIEAARGLQKKNKLMQGEALVQSNAISREELSNALRIQAEEKLLTPFGWQEGSFEFIERPVVVDPDLTLKTPLPQIILRGVSQFYSSERIRRSFRDKGGRKIFVNPERTYRLEDFGLSPEELFATSMARSEPTLSQLLNSGKLGTVRTYQILYVMFLLETFKFREADDEQQVQVEIEQPQSRVRLAGLTEEVSMETAEQHYMQSIELYESKDFRAAAARLEQAINIDNRDPRFLAQLALTIYRMPLELKAGYIDPNVLLQRAAQLDRNCVQLSLVMGRLSMEYKDLEKAQMFYQRAIEIEPGNTEAQKELRLLKVMQRQQQSA